A window of the Sabethes cyaneus chromosome 1, idSabCyanKW18_F2, whole genome shotgun sequence genome harbors these coding sequences:
- the LOC128746164 gene encoding uncharacterized protein LOC128746164, producing the protein MRLGSKVPVFNAVQEEELVQHLLQLEERFYGLSMRDVKELAFELAERNNLPHPFNKALRMAGQDWLNGFLLRNPKISFRKPEATSAARARGFNKPSVTKYFDLLKAIMQHTRFEPTRIYNADKTAVPPKKRRIAALKGKNQVGSITSAERGETITAVLCMSAAGHHLPPFLIFPRVRMHEALKKGAPVGTEFSCNPSGYMTVELFNIWFDHFLKYTRPSEDSPVLLIIDGHSSHTKNLMFSEKARANHVTVVVLPPHCSHKLQPLDVAFMAPFKNFYADAVEKFMWNNPGRTVGQYDIAELLCQAFTKASTTETARSGFYKTGIVPFDPKIFGDEEYAPSHVTDQDVDLGPKSTPEPIIIPEPKIIPSDPQPSTSKQANKNSMESQFDNCSCSSLDGSFKVSPSCVKPLPKLKGPRISKRKRVAEKSSEITSDEYMADLKKARASKEIQNIKKARKPRSRKSKGLKTSPIEEDTLCDKCGEVFSDSNDGTGWMSCFECGKWFHDFCFESNEAKCYECS; encoded by the exons ATGAGGCTTGGATCCAAAGTCCCGGTTTTTAATGCTGTTCAGGAAGAGGAACTTGTTCAGCATTTGCTGCAACTGGAGGAGCGGTTCTATGGACTCAGTATGCGTGACGTCAAAGAACTGGCATTTGAGTTGGCTGAGCGGAACAACTTACCTCATCCTTTTAATAAGGCCTTGCGAATGGCGGGTCAGGACTGGTTAAATGGATTTTTACTGCGCAATCCGAAGATTTCGTTCCGGAAGCCCGAAGCCACATCAGCTGCCAGAGCGCGTGGCTTCAACAAACCATCTGTTACAAAATATTTCGATCTCTTGAAAGCCATCATGCAACATACACGGTTTGAACCGACAAGAATATACAATGCCGATAAAACAGCG GTACCACCTAAGAAGAGGAGAATCGCGGCCCTGAAGGGAAAAAACCAGGTTGGATCAATAACATCTGCGGAAAGAGGTGAAACAATCACAGCGGTTCTGTGTATGTCAGCAGCCGGACATCATCTTCCTCCATTCCTGATTTTTCCGAGGGTACGCATGCATGAAGCGCTGAAGAAAGGAGCCCCCGTGGGAACAGAGTTTTCGTGTAATCCCAGCGGTTACATGACAGTCGAGCTTTTCAATATTTGGTTTGACCATTTTTTGAAGTATACTCGTCCGTCGGAGGACTCTCCTGTGCTATTAATAATAGATGGGCATTCTTCGCACACGAAGAATTTGATGTTCTCTGAAAAGGCTCGGGCAAACCACGTGACTGTTGTAGTGTTGCCACCACACTGCAGCCATAAACTGCAACCTTTAGATGTTGCATTTATGGCTCCTTTCAAAAATTTTTATGCTGATGCGGTTGAGAAGTTTATGTGGAACAACCCTGGACGCACTGTTGGGCAATACGACATTGCCGAACTGTTGTGTCAGGCTTTCACCAAAGCGTCTACAACAGAAACTGCCAGAAGCGGATTTTATAAGACTGGAATTGTTCCATTtgatccgaaaatttttggtgacgAGGAATATGCACCGTCACATGTTACCGATCAGGATGTCGACTTAGGGCCCAAGAGTACACCCGAACCAATAATTATCCCTGAGCCGAAGATTATTCCGTCTGACCCTCAGCCTTCCACGTCAAAGCAAGCCAACAAGAATTCAATGGAATCACAGTTCGATAATTGCAGTTGCAGTTCACTTGATGGGTCGTTTAAAGTGTCGCCTTCCTGTGTCAAACCACTACCTAAACTGAAAGGTCCTCGTATCTCGAAGAGAAAGCGTGTGGCTGAGAAATCATCTGAAATAACTTCTGATGAGTACATGGCAGATTTGAAAAAAGCTAGAGCATCAAAAGAGATCCAAAATATTAAGAAAGCCCGCAAACCCAGGTCAAGGAAATCTAAAGGTTTGAAGACATCACCGATCGAAGAAGACACACTCTGTGACAAATGTGGCGAAGTTTTTTCAGATTCCAATGATGGGACTGGATGGATGTCCTGCTTCGAGTGCGGAAAATGGTTCCATGATTTTTGCTTCGAGTCGAATGAAGCAAAATGTTACGAATGTTCGTaa